One Streptomyces sp. V4I8 genomic window carries:
- a CDS encoding amino acid permease has translation MPSTSTETPATADGVSPGLNHGLKQRHLSMIALGGVIGAGLFVGSGAGIAAAGPSIVIAYVLSGLLVMLVMRMLGEMSAAYPSSGSFSAHAERAIGPWAGFTAGWSFWVLLCTAVGLEGIGAAKIVTTWLPHTPEWAWVALFMVVFCGANLAAVKNFGEFEFWFAALKVGAIALFLVLGGLAIAGVLPGTDAPGTAHLTGEGGFFPNGGEGLIIGLLASVFAYGGMETVTIAAAESENPVSGVASAVRTAMWRIALFYIGSMAVVVTLVPWDSKEVVEKGPYVATLDHLGIPGAGQVMNVVVLVALLSAMNANIYGSSRIAYSLVQRGQGPAALGRVSGGVPRIAVLASSVFGFVCVVLSYWRPDDVFPWLLNMIGAVILVVWIFIAVSQLRLRRRLEREAPEKLVVRMWAFPVLTWVALAGMAAIFVLMAREPDTRVQLYSTGGMTVFLAVAGYAWQRARVKG, from the coding sequence ATGCCCAGCACCTCCACGGAGACGCCCGCGACGGCGGACGGCGTCTCCCCCGGACTGAACCACGGTCTCAAGCAGCGCCACCTGTCGATGATCGCCCTCGGCGGTGTCATCGGGGCGGGCCTGTTCGTCGGCTCCGGCGCCGGTATCGCCGCCGCCGGCCCGTCGATCGTCATCGCCTACGTCCTCTCCGGCCTCCTCGTGATGCTGGTGATGCGGATGCTCGGCGAGATGTCGGCCGCGTACCCCTCCTCCGGTTCCTTCTCCGCGCACGCCGAGCGGGCGATCGGCCCGTGGGCCGGTTTCACGGCCGGCTGGTCCTTCTGGGTCCTGCTCTGCACGGCCGTCGGCCTGGAGGGCATCGGCGCCGCGAAGATCGTCACGACCTGGCTGCCGCATACGCCCGAGTGGGCGTGGGTGGCCCTGTTCATGGTCGTCTTCTGCGGCGCGAACCTGGCCGCCGTGAAGAACTTCGGCGAGTTCGAGTTCTGGTTCGCCGCGCTGAAGGTCGGCGCGATCGCGCTGTTCCTGGTGCTGGGCGGCCTGGCGATCGCCGGCGTCCTGCCGGGCACGGACGCGCCGGGCACCGCCCACCTCACCGGCGAGGGCGGCTTCTTCCCGAACGGCGGCGAGGGCCTGATCATCGGCCTACTCGCCTCGGTCTTCGCGTACGGCGGCATGGAGACGGTCACCATCGCCGCCGCCGAGTCGGAGAACCCGGTCAGCGGCGTGGCGAGCGCGGTGCGCACGGCCATGTGGCGCATCGCCCTCTTCTACATCGGCTCGATGGCGGTCGTCGTCACCCTGGTCCCCTGGGACTCCAAGGAGGTCGTCGAGAAGGGCCCGTACGTCGCCACCCTCGACCACCTCGGCATCCCCGGCGCCGGCCAGGTGATGAACGTGGTGGTCCTGGTGGCCCTCCTGTCCGCGATGAACGCCAACATCTACGGCTCCTCGCGCATCGCCTACTCCCTCGTCCAGCGCGGACAGGGACCTGCGGCACTGGGCCGCGTCTCGGGCGGCGTCCCGCGCATCGCCGTCCTCGCGTCGTCGGTGTTCGGCTTCGTGTGCGTGGTGCTGAGCTACTGGCGGCCGGACGACGTCTTCCCCTGGCTGCTGAACATGATCGGCGCGGTCATCCTCGTCGTCTGGATCTTCATCGCCGTCTCCCAGCTGCGGCTGCGGCGCCGGCTGGAGCGGGAGGCCCCGGAGAAGCTGGTCGTGCGGATGTGGGCGTTCCCGGTGCTGACGTGGGTCGCGCTGGCGGGGATGGCGGCGATCTTCGTGCTGATGGCTCGGGAGCCGGATACGCGGGTGCAGTTGTACTCGACCGGGGGGATGACGGTGTTCCTGGCGGTGGCCGGGTACGCGTGGCAGCGGGCGCGCGTCAAGGGCTGA
- a CDS encoding tetratricopeptide repeat protein codes for MVGLRELGRTEEAVAALEEVIERRERALGPEHPLVASNRVWLTEWQAEAQP; via the coding sequence ATGGTGGGTTTGCGGGAGCTGGGGCGGACCGAGGAAGCCGTCGCGGCGCTCGAAGAGGTCATCGAACGCCGCGAGCGGGCGCTCGGTCCCGAGCACCCGCTCGTCGCGAGCAACCGTGTGTGGCTCACCGAGTGGCAAGCCGAAGCGCAGCCCTGA
- a CDS encoding superoxide dismutase produces the protein MPVYTLPELPYDYSALAPVISPEIIELHHDKHHAAYVKGANDTLEQLSEARDKEQWGSVNGLEKNLAFHLSGHILHSIYWHNMTGDGGGEPLAADGVGELADAIAESFGSFAGFKAQLTKAAATTQGSGWGVLAYEPLSGRLIVEQVYDHQGNVGQGATPILVFDAWEHAFYLQYKNQKVDFIDAMWAVVNWQDVARRYEAAKSRTDVLLLAP, from the coding sequence ATGCCCGTCTACACACTCCCGGAACTGCCCTACGACTACTCCGCGCTCGCGCCGGTGATCAGCCCCGAGATCATCGAGCTGCACCACGACAAGCACCACGCGGCGTACGTCAAGGGAGCGAACGACACGCTGGAGCAGTTGTCGGAGGCGCGGGACAAGGAGCAGTGGGGGTCGGTCAACGGCCTGGAGAAGAACCTCGCCTTCCATCTGTCCGGGCACATCCTGCACAGCATCTACTGGCACAACATGACCGGTGACGGCGGCGGCGAGCCGCTCGCGGCCGACGGGGTGGGCGAGCTGGCGGACGCCATCGCCGAGTCGTTCGGGTCGTTCGCCGGCTTCAAGGCGCAGCTGACCAAGGCCGCCGCGACCACGCAGGGCTCCGGGTGGGGTGTGCTGGCGTACGAGCCGCTGAGCGGGCGGCTGATCGTCGAGCAGGTCTACGACCACCAGGGCAACGTCGGCCAGGGCGCCACGCCGATTCTCGTGTTCGACGCCTGGGAGCACGCCTTCTACCTGCAGTACAAGAACCAGAAGGTCGACTTCATCGACGCCATGTGGGCCGTCGTCAACTGGCAGGACGTGGCCCGGCGTTACGAGGCCGCCAAGTCCCGTACGGACGTTCTGCTGCTCGCGCCCTAG